In a single window of the Elaeis guineensis isolate ETL-2024a chromosome 6, EG11, whole genome shotgun sequence genome:
- the LOC105046674 gene encoding uncharacterized protein, with protein sequence MNLQVQKNTLYVGGLAEEVNEVILHSAFIPFGDIKDVKTPLDQATQKHRSFGFVTFLEREDAAAAMDNMDGAELYGRVLTVNYAFPERIKGGEQGWAAQPIWADADTWFERQQQEEEMQRLQAEQQAAMKAAEELHRKKLAEEREGEKEEETETKADPMAVAEAEALKQQNA encoded by the exons ATGAACCTCCAGGTCCAGAAGAACACCCTCTACGTAG GAGGGCTGGCGGAGGAGGTGAACGAGGTGATCCTGCACTCGGCATTCATCCCGTTCGGGGACATCAAGGACGTGAAGACCCCCCTGGACCAGGCCACCCAGAAGCATCGCTCCTTCGGGTTCGTCACCTTCCTCGAGCGTGAGGATGCAGCCGCTGCCATGGACAACATGGACGGCGCCGAGCTCTACGGCCGCGTCCTCACCGTCAACTACGCCTTCCCCGAGCGCATCAAGGGTGGCGAGCAGGGCTGGGCCGCCCAACCCA TTTGGGCGGATGCTGATACATGGTTTGAGAGGCAGCAACAAGAGGAGGAAATGCAGCGTCTGCAGGCAGAACAGCAAGCTGCCATGAAAGCAGCAGAGGAGCTGCACAGGAAGAAGTTGGCTGAAGAACGAGaaggggagaaggaagaagaaacagAAACAAAGGCAGATCCTATGGCTGTGGCTGAAGCAGAGGCCTTGAAACAGCAGAACGCTTAA